GTGCTTTCTATTCATGTTCAAGATTATTGTTTATCATCTCAACCAACCAGCACTTTAGAAAACAGAACAAAAGCTATATTCTGAAAATGGAAACTCAAAATGTAAATTAAAGACTATATTTCTTTAAAAAGTCCCcaccattatttttatatatatgatgaCCTTTACTTATACAAATCAATACAtatatttttccaaaattttattttttaaattctaaataaacAAAGGCAAGTAGTGCATGCTGCAGCAATCAGAAGATATAGCTAATTATGGCCACAGAATAATTTCTCTTTGCTTCTGTTTTGATCATCCTTACCCTTTACTCCTTTAGATGACCACATTTTGTGCTTTCACTTTTCAGGCTCCATctaactcttttttctttttgatgtgTACAATAGGACAGCAATAATAATAGCTACACAAATTTCTGTTTCAAAATCCATAGATTCTTTTCCTAtatttacaatttatttttccattgaaaCATTTAGCACAAAGTTCCATTTAATATCAATATCCAGAAACTAATCATAACTAACTAACTTGTTTATTATTAGATTCTGAGGACTAGCATGCATCTTCTTGTAGTTCTTACATCTATAGGACTATTATATCAGATGATAAATTAGGTTACATTTGAACCAAgacagaagaaaaataaatatgttcCACAAAGAAGAGGGATCATAGAAACTTAGtattagaaacaaaaaaagataGCTCAATGCATGAGACATTTGCCTTGTAGTTGCACTAAAGCTTACTACCAGAAACATGCGATATATcgacttattttatgtttagaaaTCTGTCGATAACTTGCATGATTCTGGTAGTAACTTATCAtttataattgtaatttgctCTTGTTTGTTTGGATCAAATTTCTAGCAGCAAATTGGGCATTTGACAAGTCCATTCTCATTGCATTCAGCACATCTAATGAACAATTCACCATTGTTATTGTCCCCATTATTCTTGGTGAAGACCTTGCAACTACCATTACAATTAGAGCAAATAGCAAACCTCATGCATGCACATCCATTGCAATGGCCTTCACCAAACTCAATTGGTGTTCCTTCTAGAAGCTTCCCAAGCCAACCATTCTCATGTAATCCTATAACTTCATCAACTCCTCCTATGTACCTACCCTTAATGAAAAGCTTAGGAGGTAATACTTTTCCACCCAAGATCTTACATAGTTCTTCTCTATATTCAAGGTGTAGGGATACATCCCTTTCATGGTAGATTACCCTAAAGCTTCTCAACAAGAATTTGATTGTGTTGCAATCTTGAAATGTTTTCCTTATACCTCTCAAGCTTGTTGTGTAGAGAATCACTTCTTGGCTTCTTCCATTTGGTGGATTCATCTCTTCAAAATCTGTTAGAGATGGATATTCTTTGTTGCATGCAACTTTTTGCACTCTTTCAAACCCTTTATTCTTTATGTTGGTTGTGACATCCTCCATTTGTTGTTGCTCCTCAAAATGCTGATCATTCTCATCCCCATTACTGAGATATTGATCATCATagagtggtggtggtggagttGAACATTTCTTGATGAAGAATTCATCATCTGAGTGGTGGTTGAGCTGAAGAACTAATAGACTTTCTTTCAAGTTGTTTATGCTTGGAATGGTTTTAAGTTCTTTATGAAGCACTCTTTTCATTGTTGAGTAACTTGTGATATTTTTCTACCTACTTATGGATTgatgaataaaagagaagaaatgaATGAATAGAGGACAACAAGGTTTGATTAGGATTTAGGAGAGTTTCTCTTTTCTAAGTTTTACAAGCCTATAAAGTGGAAAATGAAAGCTAAGGTGTGATATGTTGGGGATGCTTTATTACTAATCTATTTTTCTTATACTAAGCGGACACATATTTATCAACTATTAAATGAAGTATgaaattcatataaaatatgttatataatattaaatttaattttgatgtattgacagtataaaatagttttacgCATGTATCTAATTATTGAATGTCATATCAGCAAAAATAACTACAGTTCACATTAACTGCGTGAATGGTCATCTAAAAGAATAGATGTAATTACACGATTATGTAAAACGTATTACACTATCAGGTATCAGCGCATTAAAATTGAACTCATTTAactgtaaataaatatataccaACACAATGAGATGAACTAACAAAAAAGAATACACAAAGTATTTCTTTAGCAAGATTTGAATGACTACTCCATGTTTTGGGGGATAGGGTTAAGTCCCCACACTCATTATCTGTTTTGGAGTGCACTGACTCATTACCTACCATACAGTGCCTCAATCATGGTATGACTATGAACAATGATGGATATTTATCAGCTACAAGACAATGTAGTGGGCTAAAATTTACATCATTTACTTAGTTGATGTGGAAGTATACCTAATTGCCAGCCTTAATCTCAATTATAACCATATGGTTCACTTGGTTTGGTACCTACATTACTTTTTAGGGGGGGCCCTTGACCTAAATATTACCTAGTGAAACCAAGTTGTCCTCATATATTTACATTGAACTCACTCATCACAATCCTTGTACATGATATTtgtcccccccttttttttggTCCCCTATggataccaaacttaatttaatgatgaaaagtaaaaatttaaatataaaagtgaAAATCACACTAAATTTAATGATGATAGAGTAATGTAAACAAAAATGCAAAATTGAGTgtttacaaatatttttgataatgtTTTGATTTGCAACAAATGAGAAGAGAATACTCATAAACATGCTTATCAAGAGtagaattaaatcaaataactaATCATGTAGCTTAGAATGCATcatttacaatatttttttcacataCATTCAAGTCAAGTTTCCAATTTTGAAGTGATTGAAATGTTGGTACCAATCACCCTGATGTAATATACTTTCTAGTGGTTTGTTTTCAACTTATGATAGAATAAAttgtaaagtattattttggttCCAATGTTTGGACTAAATCTTAATTTGATCTCTAACGTTTCAGTCGTCCTATTTCAATTCTAAAAAGTTATAAACATCTTATGTTAATTCCAGAAAGTTCTAAACGAGTTTAATATTGTCCCACCGTTAAATTCAATATGAACACATAACATATTGAAAcgttaataatgtttgattttAGTACGTAAGTAAAATCGACCCTCCAACGGTCACTAATGTAAAAGCTATTTGGAGTTTATTTACAAGAAAGAGATTTAGAAGAAGTATTATAAAAAAGGtttggttatatttttctaacatacaaaagaaaatatgaGTTACCAATAACGTTTACATCACTCACTTTGTTAACtatttgtgttaaattttaacaaTAGGACAACGTTGAAGGCATTTGAAACTTTTTGAGATAGAAATAGAACGTTTAAGATGTTAGAGACTAAATTAGAATGTCTAAAATGTTGGAgaccaaaataatactttatcctaaaataaatttcaaacttATCCACATTTTCAAGGTTATTCAGAATTTCCCACTTACATTTAACTTTCCAACCTTTGACTGAAAACTCATTCTCTCCATTTCATCCCCTACATGAGTGATCTTTTTCGCTAgaaacacaccaaacaatcaatCCCAAGCACAATCATATGCACTCACCATGCACATAAAGTTGCCGGACTCAAAAAGATTGTTGCATGCAAAGCATCAAAGGAAAAGCACTAAATATTGCATCCTATATCATATCTTAATTCTAGAAAGCACATCTTTTGTCTGCCAAGAAAATTATACCCCTAAAATAATTGCCACTTTCCTACGGATTTATACTACTACTCcatccattttcttttatttgttgctGTCACTGTGTTAGTACAAGTTATAAACTATATCTAGACATATTAATCTTGGAATGTACTAAAATATAACAATGATAGTAACCGATAAAAGAGAATGGATGGAGTATAAATTAACTTTAATAATCATACCAAACTACAGGGCCAAGTAGAGTAAATGTATTGTGCAAGTGCTAGCTTCTATAgcacatacaaaaaaaaaaaaggatgaaATGAATGAAGAAGGCACAAGTTGTTAAACTAAATGCAGGCGAAAGAAAGGGATATACAGTTATACACCATTAAACTACCTTATGATCTTCAAATCATAGGCAGAATAGATATATAGATCTCTTAGCTTGGTCAGAATATACAAAAAGATGAGGGGAAAATAGCGTGATTCGAATCGCATATCTTAGGATATTAATAACAGGTCTCAACCTGTACAAGGCATACTTCATGATTGTTAATCCACATTCTACTCATGATGGATTGTAATACAAGAAACTAACTACTAAGAGGGTATTTTAGAGTTTGTACAAGTAATGCATTTGGATCTAAGCATCAGATTTGACAACCGATGCTTCAGTCCAATTAGCTATCGGCGatagaggaagaggaagaggaaccAACCCCAATATCAAAACCAAACGTTATACAGCTCAGCTCATGTTTTCCTCCATCATAAATCCTCATCTTCAGAGTGTATGAACCCTGCAAAAATAGATAAAGGAAGAGATAGACTTAGTAAAACTAAAGGAGGCAGCACCATATAATTACACTATGAATTTCCATATGAAGAAGTCTACATgtcattaacaaaataaaatatggttTTCCACCCAACTTCGAATAGATGTTGAAGTTTAGAAAGtagtttctattttcttttcttgttttcatttcAATGTTTTTTAATTTCAGGATTTGGTAAAGGGAaaatttgttttctattttgcttttgtttttatttccaAAGTCTTCTAACTTTAAGATTTTGTGGGGgctaaaaaaaaggataaaaaatgaaaagtatgaatgtttttcaatattttcactctttttttcataaaatctaGAAACAGAAAACATGAAAGAACAAAAGCCTTCTCACAACCTCTTCAAGGAaagagaacaaaatattgaactTACAGGTGGAGTGTATCCTGGTAAAACCTGCGAATGAGCGATCACAAAATCACCAATCGAGATGGGGCAAGTCGTTTCTCCACAAAGGTCATGAGTCTCACTATGTATGTGCCATCCAAAATATGAGACATCAATTATTATTTTCCCTCCAGATAACTCTTGACCTGAGTCATGAAATGCTTGAATTTGAGAAAACCAAGCTAGCTAATTGTTTTCGATCATCAAACCCACATTTATCCCTACCTAGAATGTGATCACTATACTACACTACCATTCAGATTTCCAAATGATACTATTTACCATTCTCAGACTAAGCATACGAATTACgaaaataactcaaaaacaCCGAATTGAACTTGGTGTTTGGTGCACCAAGATGATCCAATGGTGTAGGTAAACAATAGAATTATACAAGTTATCCATGCTAAGTTATGTGAAGATCAATATCATTGGATTATCTTAGTTCATCTCACTGCATCACAGCATTGTTCAAAATCATGAATAAATTATAATCAACAAATTTCTAATTACCCTAATCGTAGAGAAACACCAAATTAAAGAGCACCTGTAGCAGCAGCAATGCTGAATGTAGCAGGTTGGCCTCTAGTAACTGGATTAGGGATTATTTCAACTCCTTTGACCTCAACATCATAGTCAGCTTTCTTATCTGTCAAAACAcatagataaatattaaataatataatggtCAATAACAAGAATATACAACAAAACATTTCGCATCTTAGAAAACTTAAACAACAAACAAGCTAATCTACATTAtgattattttaacattaaattgcTAATTCCACTTAGCATAGCTGATTATTCAAGCAACTTGAACTCAATTCAAATTCAACTCTAATTGTACATTCAAAAAAATGCTCTTCAACGGTCACCTTTgagattaaatatatttttttcctttttttttgcctGATTGATTAGAACCGAAGCCACAGAACAGATAAGATAAGcacatatataatttataatataatatccaGGTATGATGATCGATGGAACCTAATAAtgaaaatgaataataatagtGAAACACTGCTGGAGGGTCATAAATGCTATTTTCTAGCTgtgtaataataatgataataatttcTGTGCACATAAGTTGAATTGTTTAATCAACAGAAGCTACAATTTTTTAGGCAAAGTTCAAATTTTGATAGTTGCCCATAAAATATTCAGGCAAGTAGATAACACAAAAACGTTAAAAACGAGAGCTTTATGAGATCAAAGCAGAAAGTAaccgaaaaattaaaagagggTTTAAGGAGAGAAACCGCACTGCAATATTGAACGTCGGTGGCGGTGGCAAATGCGGAGAGAAGAAACAGCGTTGAAGAGAAAAATATGAACTTTAAGAACATTTGGGTCTCCATTGAATTAAAGGTTGTTGCTTTGaaatgaagaatgaagaagaagaagaagattggaGAATGATCGTAACAGTGTGTGTTTTATTTCATTGACAAGCTGGGTTTGCTTATTCTAGTTAACCTCTTAAAGgaatctctttttttctttatttaaactTTCAAAAAGatagatatatttaaaaataaattatattattattcaaggcttttttggatttttttttcagttttagggaaaaaaataaaaaaaatgtcttTTTATAGATGTctattatgaatttttaaaaaatttacattaaggtttataatgttttttaatatcttatgattttttaaaatctattttctcattaattttaaaataatttaattaataaataaaaataaaaagaataaagcaTTAATATtgcataataaattatattatttatattttattaataaataaacttaTAAGTATAGTTTACATTAAGaaaaccaattaaaattaataaaagatccAATTAGtaatcataattttaaattaaaatattaatgaaatttatgtattttatatttctcaAATGTATTTTGAGTTTTAATTCAATCAtacatttttttgtaaaatttattcTCAGAacaatccttcttcattttcttattttttatacatatatgGTCATCTTCATTGTACTTATCAACTATCTTTTTTCACTCTCTTCATCTTTTATACTTACAAaactattttcattttatttctcaattatcctttttcatcttttattttcattttatttcattttattatttttgtttaatttttgctaAACTAAATACACACTTACTACGAAACCTTgctttgtataaaaaaatcacATGAGAAGACAATTTAGCAGCTCGATCTCTGATTGGCTTATTCAAGGAGATGAtatcttctttgcttttttttttggatagaAATTCGGGTACAGttaactttacgtgaagttaataactaaaagtcgctaaataaaaatttagtcaaattattcAAATCATTTAACGACTGAAGTTAATAATTTCAAGTCAAATTGATTGCATTTTCACCTCCTTTTTGTGCATGACGGTAAGTAAGGTAAAACCACGAGTATATGGAGTTATTGCATATATACTCAATGATTATGATTAGAAGAGTGGTGATTTTGACTTTGATAATGACCAGAAAAATGATGTGATGAgtatcaatgatgatgatgagataAGTTCTTATTCCAAGACTGGTGAGAGTGATAAATATGATACATAAATCGCTACTGTCTATATCAGTTTATGCTttgttctattatttttttcagaaattgcGGCTACATATAGCAATTTCTACTTTAGCCTCTCTTCATATAAACTGCGATTAGTAATAACGATTTATATTGATTTTGAATCCGCTACTATCAATAACAATTtgtataaatacaaaaaaactaCAATTACGtgttcattttaaaaataagttacaatctaataattttagattctaataattattttatttaaataacttgCCCTAAAATTTAACTTATCCCTACATCTAAATAATACTTTAGTAGCATTGAATGTAACATGATAACAGTTAAACGTGGCTTTTCTGGATTCACATCACATTATGATAAAAGTTCTAATATTTTGCTAAGAAAGGAAAATGTATTTTAGAAAGAACTTAATGAAGATGTTCAAAAACACAAAAGAGTTGCACATTTATTTCATTATATTTGTAAGATTTTTAAGAATGGAGATTAGGGTAAaacatttttgttaattatatgaTAAAGGATAATGCATAATTGAATTATCTTTacttgtttaatttgttttccTTCAATAATCAACTTCATCCATTTTTTTTTGgctttataaatttattactaGTCATTGTTAATTTGTTACTTATTTAGAATTCTAATAATCAACAAGCCtgaacttttattttctttttcttaacgGCAGCATGCATTGACCTATAAATCTTATCCTTGTAGCTTGTAAAGATAAAATTTGGCATGCTCTACTTATATTCTTTGAGTACACACGATTGTGTCACTTTCTTTTGGCTAATATAATAATGCACAATTTCCagctaatttattataataattaattaatgtggCTACATAATGAATTTCTTATGTATGCTTGTAGAGTGCTCAAATTTGTGAGAATATATTAGCATTTTTCTAGCTTTATGTGCAAACATGATTACATGTCTTACATTTAACATAGACATCatttttttacttgtttgtGGGAAAAGGTgcattttcctttattttgtacCATTTAGTGTTTGCCTTAACAACAAAGGCATCCTTAGATGTACTACCTATATTTGTGGTGCACATGTTACAACATATGTAGAGCATATATAATGTGCACATTTTA
This sequence is a window from Arachis duranensis cultivar V14167 chromosome 2, aradu.V14167.gnm2.J7QH, whole genome shotgun sequence. Protein-coding genes within it:
- the LOC107476135 gene encoding uncharacterized protein At5g39865, producing MKRVLHKELKTIPSINNLKESLLVLQLNHHSDDEFFIKKCSTPPPPLYDDQYLSNGDENDQHFEEQQQMEDVTTNIKNKGFERVQKVACNKEYPSLTDFEEMNPPNGRSQEVILYTTSLRGIRKTFQDCNTIKFLLRSFRVIYHERDVSLHLEYREELCKILGGKVLPPKLFIKGRYIGGVDEVIGLHENGWLGKLLEGTPIEFGEGHCNGCACMRFAICSNCNGSCKVFTKNNGDNNNGELFIRCAECNENGLVKCPICC
- the LOC107476045 gene encoding uncharacterized protein LOC107476045 codes for the protein METQMFLKFIFFSSTLFLLSAFATATDVQYCNKKADYDVEVKGVEIIPNPVTRGQPATFSIAAATGQELSGGKIIIDVSYFGWHIHSETHDLCGETTCPISIGDFVIAHSQVLPGYTPPGSYTLKMRIYDGGKHELSCITFGFDIGVGSSSSSSIADS